A window of the Helicobacter sp. 11S03491-1 genome harbors these coding sequences:
- a CDS encoding NAD(P)-dependent oxidoreductase → MKRLLLTGATGFVGRNFIDLLHKKYSITAIVRQNSHVESIESQCEIFVYDNDISRLSSFLRNKKFDGIIHLATFYKPSHTPNDILNFIDSNITFGASILEAMSASGVDFFINTTTFSQYTHPTSDIFYPAGFYDSTKEAFVDIMQYYSIHLPTKFANLMLYNTYGKNDTRPKIFNLWKQNIQNKQTLQMSKGEQLIDITHIQDVIAGFDNLIDFLSKMTKKSSLIPNFTLENNRLSLKNLAKIYEDTLGVKLNISWGAKPYRKGEIMNPISTQISQNFTKVPNWKPTIDITDGIKKLYEK, encoded by the coding sequence ATGAAGCGTCTTTTACTCACAGGTGCAACCGGTTTTGTAGGCAGGAATTTCATTGATTTATTACATAAAAAATATTCTATTACAGCCATTGTTAGACAAAATAGTCATGTAGAATCTATAGAGTCTCAGTGCGAAATTTTTGTCTATGATAATGATATTTCCAGATTAAGCAGTTTTTTAAGAAATAAAAAATTTGATGGAATTATTCATTTGGCAACCTTTTACAAACCCTCTCATACGCCTAATGATATTTTAAATTTTATTGACTCTAACATTACCTTTGGAGCAAGCATTCTAGAAGCAATGAGCGCTTCCGGTGTGGATTTTTTTATCAACACAACTACTTTTTCCCAATATACCCACCCCACATCAGATATATTTTATCCTGCAGGCTTTTATGATAGCACCAAAGAAGCTTTTGTAGATATAATGCAATATTATTCTATTCATTTGCCTACAAAATTCGCTAATCTCATGCTATACAATACTTATGGCAAAAACGATACGCGTCCAAAAATATTTAATCTATGGAAGCAAAATATTCAAAATAAACAAACACTCCAAATGAGCAAAGGCGAACAACTCATTGATATCACTCACATACAAGATGTCATCGCAGGATTTGATAATTTGATAGATTTTTTATCAAAAATGACTAAAAAGTCATCTCTTATTCCAAATTTTACTCTTGAAAACAATCGCTTATCTTTGAAAAATTTGGCTAAAATCTATGAAGACACTCTTGGAGTCAAATTGAATATCTCATGGGGAGCAAAGCCTTATCGCAAGGGAGAAATTATGAACCCTATTTCTACCCAAATATCTCAAAATTTCACAAAAGTCCCCAATTGGAAGCCAACAATTGACATCACAGATGGGATAAAAAAACTTTATGAAAAATAA
- the rfbC gene encoding dTDP-4-dehydrorhamnose 3,5-epimerase: MNRFEFSPTSFNNLYVISPQKIQDHRGYFERYFCSQDFQAIGLDKPIVQINHSLTQQKGSIRGLHYQKKPFCETKIIRCLRGKILDVALDIRKNSPTFLQYFAIELTQENSLYLYIPEGFAHGFQSLSDEAEILYLLTAPFSPQNDQTLNPLDPIINIQWQLKLTDISHKDKNANFIDCNFKGIEV, from the coding sequence ATGAATCGTTTTGAATTTTCCCCTACATCCTTTAATAATCTATACGTTATTAGCCCCCAAAAAATTCAAGATCACAGAGGTTATTTTGAGCGTTATTTTTGCTCACAAGATTTTCAAGCCATAGGACTTGATAAACCAATTGTTCAAATCAACCATTCCCTCACACAACAAAAAGGTTCTATTAGGGGGCTACATTATCAAAAAAAACCTTTTTGTGAAACAAAAATCATCCGATGTCTCAGGGGCAAAATTCTTGATGTTGCTCTAGACATAAGAAAAAACTCTCCAACATTTCTGCAATATTTCGCTATTGAATTAACTCAAGAAAATTCCCTCTATTTGTATATCCCTGAAGGCTTTGCGCATGGATTTCAAAGCCTTAGTGATGAGGCAGAAATTTTATATCTTCTCACAGCGCCGTTTTCTCCCCAAAACGATCAAACTCTAAATCCTCTTGATCCTATAATCAATATTCAATGGCAACTCAAACTTACAGATATTTCGCATAAAGATAAAAATGCCAATTTTATTGATTGTAATTTTAAAGGGATCGAAGTATGA
- the rfbG gene encoding CDP-glucose 4,6-dehydratase, translated as MKTPLEFYKNKRVFITGHTGFKGSWLCAWLQELGAEVMGYALLPHTTPNHFDLLDLQTHSIFGNIKNFSKLQKSLKDFQPEIIFHLAAQPLVRKSYTDPIDTYKTNVLGTLNLLQASRKISSIRSIINITTDKVYENKEWVWGYRENDPLGGYDPYSSSKACSEILSASFRSSFFNINDFNKTHQTLIATARAGNVIGGGDWSADRLIPDIIRGMQKKSKIIIRNPQATRPWQHVLEPLYGYLLLGIKLYEGKTQFAQSFNFGPNAKNNLSVAAMLEIIKKNWNISYQITPNPHFSHEANLLMLDSSKAHSFLHWQGILDAQKSIQMTLQWYEKNLSHSYLMTWEQIKSYSDILKTTKGKI; from the coding sequence ATGAAAACACCTCTGGAATTCTATAAAAACAAAAGAGTATTTATTACAGGACACACAGGATTCAAAGGATCATGGCTGTGTGCATGGTTGCAAGAATTGGGCGCTGAAGTCATGGGATATGCCCTCTTGCCCCATACAACGCCCAATCATTTTGATTTATTGGATTTACAAACACATTCTATTTTTGGCAATATCAAAAATTTTTCAAAACTTCAAAAATCCCTTAAAGATTTTCAACCTGAAATTATCTTTCACCTTGCTGCCCAACCTCTGGTAAGGAAAAGCTATACAGACCCTATTGATACTTACAAGACAAATGTATTGGGCACACTCAACTTACTTCAAGCTTCAAGAAAAATCTCATCTATAAGATCCATCATCAATATTACTACGGATAAAGTCTATGAAAACAAAGAATGGGTTTGGGGCTATAGAGAAAATGATCCTTTAGGAGGCTATGATCCCTATAGTTCTTCTAAAGCCTGTAGCGAAATACTAAGTGCCTCCTTTCGATCGAGTTTTTTTAATATCAATGATTTTAACAAAACTCATCAAACCCTCATTGCAACTGCAAGAGCAGGAAATGTTATTGGTGGTGGTGATTGGAGTGCGGATAGATTGATCCCGGATATTATAAGGGGTATGCAAAAAAAATCCAAAATCATTATCAGAAATCCTCAAGCAACTCGCCCTTGGCAACATGTCTTAGAGCCATTATACGGATATTTATTGCTAGGGATCAAACTATATGAAGGAAAAACACAATTCGCTCAAAGTTTTAATTTTGGACCTAATGCTAAAAATAACCTGAGTGTAGCTGCCATGCTTGAGATTATCAAAAAAAATTGGAATATTTCTTATCAAATTACTCCCAACCCCCATTTTTCTCATGAAGCAAATTTATTGATGCTAGATAGCTCTAAAGCCCATTCTTTTTTGCATTGGCAAGGAATTTTAGATGCTCAAAAAAGCATTCAAATGACACTTCAATGGTATGAAAAAAATTTATCGCACTCTTATTTGATGACTTGGGAACAAATCAAATCTTATAGCGATATCTTAAAAACAACAAAAGGAAAAATATGA
- a CDS encoding glycosyltransferase family 61 protein, with product MEFLKLKISPKIKNNTLEYKSIFENNKLSSIPNVAKNSLRTLKAQKNLPSNSLDYIDYNIPIDPVEIMHFPQAMIGDCGGIFVDDKIIYESLDGYNNQSVYAKNKYAYLKDLSLLNLHSKQDIKNYLKLQYFKIKRFIIRDKRLQSQKPKILFFEPWFGNMYHFIFESYPRLIIALDYFKEQNIKDFYIICPPIYSRYETYYKAYIQDILDLEKIHKNQIIYLEYQNAKTCNLYMPTCPRLNAKYVLPALDKLKDHFYDPTFIAPSSRIYISRQKSNYRFLSNEEEIYQILHDDYGFLRVYMEDLSLKEKINLMLQAEIVMSVDGTSLINGCFMTKPNSKLIALRLYEMSELQLFVPSLFQHIEYLPIVCEIAEKIGENIWTQSNLYLHKNTLIAKLNDYDVKPIK from the coding sequence ATGGAATTTTTAAAACTAAAAATCAGCCCAAAAATCAAAAATAACACTCTTGAATATAAAAGCATCTTTGAAAATAATAAACTTAGCTCAATCCCCAATGTGGCTAAAAATTCTCTCCGAACCCTCAAAGCACAAAAAAATCTTCCCTCAAATTCTCTAGATTATATTGATTATAATATCCCCATTGATCCTGTTGAGATCATGCACTTTCCTCAGGCTATGATAGGGGATTGTGGAGGGATTTTTGTCGATGATAAAATCATCTATGAAAGTCTGGATGGCTACAACAACCAAAGTGTATATGCAAAAAATAAATATGCTTATCTTAAAGATTTATCCCTCCTGAATCTTCATTCCAAACAAGATATTAAAAATTATCTCAAACTTCAATACTTCAAAATAAAACGCTTTATCATCAGAGATAAACGTCTCCAAAGTCAAAAACCAAAAATATTATTTTTTGAACCTTGGTTTGGCAATATGTATCATTTTATTTTTGAATCTTATCCCAGATTAATAATCGCATTAGATTATTTCAAAGAACAAAATATTAAAGATTTTTACATTATATGCCCACCTATTTATAGCCGTTACGAAACTTATTACAAAGCTTATATTCAAGATATTCTTGATTTGGAGAAAATTCATAAAAATCAAATCATTTATTTAGAATATCAAAATGCAAAAACTTGCAATCTTTATATGCCCACCTGCCCCAGACTCAATGCCAAATATGTCTTGCCGGCTCTTGATAAACTCAAAGATCATTTCTATGATCCTACCTTTATTGCCCCATCAAGTCGGATTTATATTAGTAGGCAAAAATCCAATTATAGATTTCTAAGCAATGAAGAAGAAATTTATCAGATTTTACATGATGATTATGGATTTTTAAGAGTTTATATGGAAGATTTGAGTCTCAAAGAAAAAATCAATCTTATGCTTCAAGCTGAAATAGTTATGAGTGTTGATGGAACAAGTCTCATTAATGGTTGTTTTATGACAAAACCTAATTCTAAACTCATTGCCTTGCGTCTTTATGAAATGTCAGAATTACAACTTTTTGTTCCAAGTCTATTCCAACATATAGAATATCTACCTATTGTGTGTGAAATTGCAGAAAAAATAGGAGAAAATATTTGGACACAAAGTAACTTATATCTCCATAAAAATACTCTGATTGCAAAACTTAATGATTATGATGTCAAACCCATAAAATAA
- a CDS encoding TolC family protein, whose amino-acid sequence MKKIFVIVVSCMIDVFAQNISTHLVVPNQEDISIAQAWKRVLSNHEGIKSEEFGAQSAAKLALASKLSFLPNIDVSAFYVHLDSPIQINLMQDKNMSNSIPLGLLPPQMGGFLQTLGSPIALSKQDVIMGAFNIIYPLYVGGARIYASKIASLQAKDAAEAFKLKKLATFEELVRIYYGVVLNQEVLKVLEGIEKGHYAHYQNAIKMQKAGQVARIEVLNAQVAYDRAKNKTKKAKDTLEISKLAFNTILSSQKDMIPISGLFIDTSKSLPSMQFFVDETLASYPVLKTLHYQSLSAKEAKKLQISKFLPQVGLFGSYIFKDQNSIINKMIPTWYVGVGARLPLITPEGRIQKYQAARLTEFRLNALNTQAIKDMKLLTEKTYKQVVSAIREYQSLDSSIELAGENLKLQEQAFAQGVGTSTQVIDARNGLASVLIEQKSVIYKYIVFLANLMALSNHVDMFYEYQN is encoded by the coding sequence ATGAAAAAAATCTTTGTAATTGTTGTTTCTTGCATGATAGATGTATTTGCTCAAAATATAAGCACACATTTAGTTGTTCCCAATCAAGAAGATATTAGTATCGCGCAGGCTTGGAAAAGAGTTTTGAGCAATCATGAGGGGATTAAATCAGAAGAATTTGGAGCACAAAGCGCAGCCAAGCTGGCTTTGGCAAGCAAACTTTCTTTTTTGCCCAATATTGATGTAAGTGCTTTTTATGTGCATTTAGATAGCCCAATTCAAATCAACCTGATGCAAGATAAAAATATGTCCAATTCAATACCCTTGGGATTATTGCCTCCTCAAATGGGTGGATTCTTGCAGACTTTGGGTTCTCCAATTGCCTTATCTAAGCAAGATGTTATCATGGGGGCATTCAATATTATTTATCCTTTATATGTAGGTGGAGCAAGAATTTATGCAAGCAAAATAGCCTCTCTGCAAGCAAAAGATGCCGCAGAGGCATTCAAGCTTAAAAAATTAGCAACTTTTGAGGAATTGGTAAGAATTTATTACGGCGTGGTTCTCAATCAAGAGGTTTTGAAAGTTTTAGAAGGGATTGAAAAAGGGCATTATGCCCATTATCAAAATGCTATTAAAATGCAAAAAGCGGGACAAGTTGCAAGAATTGAGGTTTTGAATGCCCAGGTTGCTTATGATAGAGCAAAAAATAAAACCAAAAAGGCAAAAGATACCCTAGAAATTTCCAAGCTTGCCTTCAATACAATTCTTTCTTCTCAAAAAGACATGATCCCCATTTCCGGGCTATTTATCGACACTTCTAAGTCTCTGCCATCAATGCAGTTTTTTGTTGATGAAACATTAGCTTCTTATCCGGTTTTAAAAACCTTGCATTATCAATCATTGAGTGCCAAGGAAGCCAAGAAGCTTCAAATAAGTAAATTTTTACCTCAAGTAGGACTTTTTGGATCTTATATATTCAAAGATCAAAATTCTATCATCAATAAAATGATCCCTACTTGGTATGTTGGTGTTGGAGCAAGGCTTCCTTTGATAACGCCGGAGGGCAGGATTCAAAAGTATCAAGCTGCAAGGCTTACAGAGTTTCGTTTAAATGCTTTGAACACTCAAGCAATTAAAGACATGAAACTTTTGACAGAAAAAACTTATAAACAAGTAGTTTCTGCTATCAGAGAATATCAAAGTCTGGATTCAAGCATTGAGCTTGCCGGAGAAAATTTAAAACTCCAAGAGCAGGCTTTTGCCCAAGGCGTAGGGACAAGCACTCAAGTCATTGATGCCAGAAACGGACTTGCAAGTGTTTTGATAGAGCAAAAAAGCGTTATTTATAAATATATTGTTTTTTTGGCAAATCTCATGGCATTAAGTAATCATGTAGATATGTTTTATGAGTATCAAAATTAG
- a CDS encoding efflux RND transporter periplasmic adaptor subunit has product MKKNTGILLIGVIGLAILIWLGSTFYYAYKPKPQILQGQIGAREYSVSSKLAGRIDEVFVKKGDKVKKGELIYTIKSPEIEAKLAQAQAGYEAAKAISDETHKGAREETIISARDLYRSAKAMADLAEKTYQRIQELYDGGVASLQKRDEAFAAYKSAKYNENTAYQQYKIAMDGARAETKKALTEKQKAAAGQVSEVKAYAQDIQAYSPIDGEVSNVLLYKGELSPSGFPVVLVIDMKEAYLKLSIPESYLEDFEEGKIFQAYIPALKKDIDFKVNYVSVMGDFATWKATSSTKGYDMRSFEIEAKPVQEIKGLRVGMSVLVRLH; this is encoded by the coding sequence ATGAAAAAAAATACAGGAATTTTACTCATAGGTGTCATTGGATTGGCTATTTTGATTTGGTTAGGAAGTACATTTTATTATGCTTATAAACCAAAACCCCAGATTTTGCAAGGACAAATTGGGGCAAGAGAATATAGCGTGAGTTCCAAACTTGCCGGTAGAATTGATGAGGTATTTGTCAAAAAAGGAGACAAAGTTAAAAAAGGAGAATTGATTTATACTATCAAAAGTCCTGAGATAGAAGCCAAACTTGCTCAAGCACAAGCAGGTTATGAAGCAGCCAAAGCTATTAGTGATGAAACCCATAAGGGCGCAAGAGAAGAAACTATTATTTCAGCTAGAGACTTATACAGAAGCGCCAAAGCAATGGCGGATTTAGCAGAAAAGACCTATCAAAGAATTCAAGAGCTTTATGATGGAGGGGTAGCAAGCTTGCAAAAAAGGGATGAAGCTTTTGCTGCTTATAAAAGTGCAAAATATAATGAAAATACTGCATACCAACAATATAAAATTGCCATGGATGGAGCAAGAGCAGAAACAAAAAAAGCCCTAACAGAAAAACAAAAAGCTGCAGCAGGGCAAGTAAGCGAGGTCAAAGCATATGCCCAAGATATCCAAGCTTATTCTCCCATAGATGGCGAAGTAAGCAATGTGTTGTTATATAAAGGCGAATTAAGTCCTAGTGGTTTTCCTGTTGTATTAGTGATAGATATGAAGGAGGCTTATTTAAAATTGAGTATCCCGGAGTCTTATCTTGAGGATTTTGAAGAAGGAAAAATATTTCAAGCTTATATCCCGGCCTTAAAAAAAGATATTGATTTTAAAGTCAATTATGTTTCAGTTATGGGAGATTTTGCTACTTGGAAAGCAACTTCAAGCACGAAAGGTTATGATATGAGGAGTTTTGAAATTGAGGCAAAACCCGTGCAAGAAATTAAAGGATTGCGTGTTGGAATGAGTGTTCTTGTCAGGTTACATTAG
- a CDS encoding ABC transporter permease, with translation MHKYQKIFLYLWQNKFLTLVCFILPLILSFVMTNIFYKELPRELPIGILDEDNTTISKEIIFNLNATSILKVEQKYSSIHAAKDDLSDGKIYGLVVIPHALERNTKMGIQTKIILYYNAQFVLIGKAIDSAFLGVIATMNAKSDATREMSKNSNINEAISQAMPIVSKIYALYNSNNNYKQFLLTLILPCIWQILMALGMLNILSKTRTIRELLIGFGINIVIFVSWGMAMLQLFQALGYPMTGSYYILFLGVLVMVAGISGMVICFQSILRDLTKTVSVIAVYTAPSLAFVGITYPQNNMDGFALFWSHILPVSYFIQLYLQQANYSLEIADALKIIAQMLPFLLFLPLGFLIEYFRGKQ, from the coding sequence ATGCATAAATATCAAAAAATTTTTTTATATTTATGGCAGAATAAGTTTTTAACACTAGTTTGTTTCATTTTGCCTTTAATATTAAGTTTTGTTATGACAAATATTTTTTATAAAGAACTCCCTAGAGAGCTTCCCATTGGTATATTAGATGAAGATAACACCACAATAAGCAAAGAAATTATATTTAATTTGAATGCAACCTCTATTTTGAAAGTTGAACAAAAGTATAGCTCCATACATGCTGCTAAAGATGATTTAAGTGATGGTAAAATTTATGGGCTTGTAGTGATCCCTCATGCCTTAGAGCGCAATACCAAAATGGGTATCCAAACAAAAATAATACTTTATTATAATGCGCAATTTGTTTTGATTGGCAAGGCTATTGATAGCGCTTTTTTAGGAGTGATAGCTACAATGAATGCTAAAAGTGATGCCACAAGAGAAATGTCTAAGAATTCCAACATAAATGAAGCTATATCTCAAGCAATGCCTATTGTTTCTAAGATTTATGCCCTCTATAATAGCAACAATAACTATAAGCAATTTTTGTTGACTTTGATTTTGCCTTGTATTTGGCAGATTCTCATGGCATTAGGAATGCTTAATATACTCAGCAAAACTCGCACTATCAGAGAATTGTTGATAGGATTTGGAATAAATATAGTTATTTTTGTAAGCTGGGGCATGGCTATGTTGCAATTATTTCAAGCATTAGGATACCCCATGACCGGGAGTTATTATATTTTGTTTTTGGGCGTTTTGGTGATGGTTGCCGGTATCAGCGGAATGGTGATTTGCTTCCAATCAATTTTGCGTGATTTGACAAAAACAGTTAGTGTTATTGCTGTGTATACTGCTCCAAGTCTTGCTTTTGTTGGGATTACTTACCCTCAAAATAATATGGATGGATTTGCTTTGTTTTGGAGTCATATTTTGCCTGTTTCTTATTTTATACAGCTTTATTTGCAACAGGCTAATTATAGTCTTGAAATCGCAGATGCTCTAAAAATAATAGCACAGATGTTGCCATTTTTGTTATTCTTGCCTTTGGGCTTTTTGATTGAATATTTTCGAGGCAAACAATGA
- a CDS encoding ABC transporter permease has product MSFLKILYQEFRAIFSNIAVIFVVIVGSILYGFLYPSAYKNDVVVSQKIAVVDMDNTSLSKELIFLIQATPQVDVEEVTFSVKQAKELLEHGIVYGILEIPQNFQANIHKKIPTKLVYSANASYFLIYGAIVDGIYRAIEEISSRIKLKRVFLQGGVKNESTDLIMHHSIPLFNPSVGYINYALAAILIFILHQTLIAGAGILGASQNEKNSQGIYGYWNEAGALKLVLARISAFFMIYILLFLLYFGVLFQLYGIHIQANAISFWCFGIMFILCCASFGVLFGLLVKNPVLPTQIVLISSLPLVFMMGFIWPVELLPDWVVWFVRFIPAFSGINGLVRINQMGADLVLVMEYFYWLLGLFISSLVISVFVISLKRKTWIKKEKFYSP; this is encoded by the coding sequence ATGAGTTTTTTGAAAATACTTTATCAAGAGTTTCGAGCGATTTTTAGCAATATTGCTGTGATTTTTGTAGTCATTGTTGGATCTATTTTGTATGGGTTTTTATATCCTTCTGCTTATAAAAATGATGTTGTTGTCTCTCAAAAAATTGCAGTTGTAGATATGGATAATACTTCGTTGTCCAAGGAACTTATTTTTTTAATTCAAGCAACTCCTCAAGTTGATGTAGAAGAAGTAACTTTTTCTGTGAAACAAGCCAAAGAACTCTTAGAGCATGGGATTGTGTATGGGATTCTTGAAATTCCTCAAAATTTCCAAGCCAATATCCATAAAAAAATCCCTACAAAACTTGTTTATTCTGCTAATGCTTCTTATTTTTTGATTTATGGAGCAATAGTTGATGGGATTTATCGTGCTATTGAGGAGATAAGTAGCCGGATTAAGCTTAAAAGAGTTTTTCTTCAAGGAGGCGTAAAAAATGAGAGTACAGATTTGATAATGCATCATTCCATACCCTTATTTAACCCTAGTGTGGGGTATATTAATTATGCCTTAGCTGCAATTTTGATTTTTATTCTCCACCAAACCCTCATTGCCGGAGCGGGTATATTGGGTGCTTCCCAAAACGAAAAAAATTCTCAAGGTATTTATGGGTATTGGAATGAAGCAGGGGCATTAAAGTTAGTTTTAGCTAGAATAAGTGCTTTTTTTATGATTTATATTTTATTGTTTTTGTTATACTTTGGTGTTTTATTTCAACTATATGGTATCCATATTCAAGCTAATGCAATTTCATTTTGGTGTTTTGGAATTATGTTTATTTTGTGTTGCGCAAGTTTTGGAGTTTTGTTTGGATTATTGGTTAAAAATCCTGTATTGCCTACACAAATTGTCTTAATTTCTTCATTGCCTTTGGTTTTTATGATGGGATTTATTTGGCCTGTGGAATTGTTGCCTGATTGGGTAGTGTGGTTTGTGCGGTTTATTCCTGCATTTAGTGGCATTAATGGGCTTGTGAGAATCAATCAAATGGGGGCAGATCTTGTTTTGGTAATGGAATATTTTTATTGGCTGTTGGGACTTTTTATTTCAAGTCTGGTTATAAGCGTTTTTGTAATTTCTTTGAAGAGAAAAACATGGATAAAAAAAGAAAAATTTTACTCGCCCTAA
- a CDS encoding AzlC family ABC transporter permease gives MDKKRKILLALKDAFPHTIPIMLGYILMGIAFGILLQKSGYNFLWAFFMAVFIYAGTMQFIAVGLLASNAGIWSVFLIALMVNARQIFYSISMLGSFSKMKKKLPYMIHSLTDETFALFNLKKPSKDIDESYFMFFIAFFNHLYWIIGCVMGAMIGSEISFDTQGIDFIMTAIYIVIFMDQWKSASPHTPAVIGVIVSLICLFLFGAQNFLLPSLVLMTLVLGKLRSKLE, from the coding sequence ATGGATAAAAAAAGAAAAATTTTACTCGCCCTAAAAGATGCCTTTCCCCATACAATACCTATTATGTTAGGTTATATTTTAATGGGGATAGCCTTTGGAATTTTGTTGCAAAAAAGTGGTTATAACTTTTTATGGGCATTTTTTATGGCTGTGTTTATTTATGCAGGGACAATGCAATTTATTGCTGTGGGTTTATTAGCAAGTAATGCAGGAATCTGGAGCGTGTTTCTTATTGCTTTGATGGTAAATGCAAGGCAGATATTTTATAGTATCAGCATGCTTGGATCTTTTTCAAAAATGAAAAAAAAGCTTCCCTACATGATCCATTCTCTCACTGATGAAACTTTTGCTTTATTTAATCTCAAAAAACCTTCAAAAGACATAGATGAATCGTATTTTATGTTTTTTATTGCATTTTTTAATCATCTTTATTGGATTATCGGATGTGTAATGGGGGCTATGATTGGATCTGAAATTTCATTTGATACTCAAGGGATTGATTTTATTATGACAGCTATTTATATAGTGATTTTTATGGATCAATGGAAGAGCGCATCCCCCCATACTCCTGCTGTGATTGGAGTAATAGTGAGTTTGATTTGTTTATTTTTGTTTGGAGCGCAGAATTTTTTATTGCCCTCACTTGTCTTGATGACTTTAGTTTTGGGGAAACTCCGGAGCAAATTGGAATAA
- a CDS encoding AzlD domain-containing protein, producing MMAGSIEIILVIIVVTFLMRALPFMIFNSKRCVPHFLLYLGKVLPPAIIGMLVVYCFKQTDISQIPYGLNEVVAFLCVVVLQSLLKISILSILSGTILYMYLVQSHILDKILF from the coding sequence ATGATGGCCGGTTCAATAGAGATTATTTTGGTGATTATTGTGGTTACATTTTTAATGCGTGCGTTGCCTTTTATGATTTTTAATTCTAAACGTTGTGTACCTCATTTTTTACTCTATCTTGGAAAAGTGCTTCCTCCGGCGATTATAGGAATGTTGGTTGTGTATTGTTTTAAACAAACAGATATAAGTCAAATCCCTTATGGATTAAATGAGGTAGTAGCTTTTTTATGCGTAGTGGTTTTGCAATCCTTGTTGAAAATATCTATTTTAAGCATATTAAGTGGGACAATCTTATATATGTATCTTGTCCAAAGCCATATATTAGACAAAATATTATTTTGA
- the acpS gene encoding holo-ACP synthase: MIGIDIVAIGRIEKNIQTHGKDFLKKFLSEDEIRLVQTPYGYKASGVAGFWAAKEACSKALGVGISDKLRFFDMCLSKSLQNAPLIKLQEDKMSFFNIDSISLSISHDGGFAIAVVIIKIREN; encoded by the coding sequence ATGATTGGTATTGATATTGTTGCTATTGGACGAATTGAAAAAAATATTCAAACACATGGCAAGGATTTTCTTAAAAAATTTCTTTCAGAAGATGAAATCAGACTTGTCCAAACTCCATATGGCTACAAAGCCTCTGGTGTTGCCGGGTTTTGGGCAGCCAAAGAAGCTTGTTCAAAGGCTTTGGGAGTGGGGATTAGTGATAAACTTCGATTCTTTGATATGTGTTTGTCAAAATCTTTGCAAAATGCCCCGCTTATTAAACTCCAAGAAGACAAAATGAGCTTTTTCAATATTGATTCCATTAGTCTAAGTATCAGTCATGATGGTGGATTTGCCATTGCTGTGGTGATAATAAAAATTAGAGAAAATTAA
- the fliL gene encoding flagellar basal body-associated protein FliL: protein MTEEEKKETSETQTPKKSKALLFIIIIVVVFILIVGGVVTAFLLSGNTEESVDQNSPNNPASAQTQRKPTGPSGNRQADYLNIGPLYPIPQPFIVNLVTQSGRRYLKTSITLELSNPKLLNEINAKITIIQDTIIELLSSKSIEEIATTKGKERLKDEIVNKINDFLIDGYVKNIFFTDFVIQ from the coding sequence ATGACTGAAGAAGAAAAAAAAGAGACTAGTGAGACTCAAACTCCAAAAAAAAGTAAAGCCTTACTTTTTATCATTATTATTGTTGTTGTTTTTATACTGATTGTAGGGGGTGTGGTTACAGCATTTCTTCTAAGTGGAAATACTGAAGAATCTGTAGATCAAAATTCACCAAACAATCCGGCTTCTGCGCAAACCCAGAGAAAACCAACCGGTCCATCAGGGAACAGACAAGCTGATTATTTAAATATAGGACCGCTTTATCCGATTCCCCAACCATTTATTGTCAATCTTGTTACCCAAAGTGGGAGAAGATATCTAAAAACATCCATTACCTTAGAGTTAAGTAACCCAAAACTTCTTAATGAAATTAATGCCAAAATTACCATCATTCAAGATACGATTATTGAATTACTCTCATCAAAATCTATTGAAGAAATTGCCACCACCAAAGGAAAAGAACGACTAAAAGATGAAATTGTCAATAAAATTAATGATTTTTTAATTGATGGGTATGTTAAAAATATTTTCTTCACTGATTTTGTAATCCAATGA